A single Lolium perenne isolate Kyuss_39 chromosome 6, Kyuss_2.0, whole genome shotgun sequence DNA region contains:
- the LOC139829898 gene encoding putative F-box protein At3g16210: MTFCRRRHPTSSPAAPLEDDDLIAEILLRLPPQPSSLPRVSLTCRRWRLLVRDPGFLRRFRAHHRSRGAAPVLGFFTEEDIGIYFHPTLDPPNRIPLERFRLQITGRTENCRIVCCRDGLALLVNVHPGQVLVWDPVTGDRRSLLLPPVFRNMDKFYSGMVLRSAAAAAGDGDRFQFQVVFVRCFKGRNARAVACVYSSDTGAWGDLIQTSTPLQVLRTHDVATSGSRVGRSLYWSLHGNSSNAILEFDLDRQNLAVIPLHMEGWIMSAQGGGLGLVSVLGHTAQLWKRETDPDGVSTWRLTKTVHLNKLLPLRSGDRLDIDFADESNMLILGTVDGIGIFTVHTESMQCKKLPVEFKKIPSVFQPFSSVYTPEMGVGAEHAGAEPLHNIR; this comes from the exons ATGACAttctgccgccgccgccatcccacctcgtcgccggcggcgCCGCTCGAGGATGACGACCTCATCGCGGAGATACTCCTCCGGCTCCCCCCGCAGCCATCCTCCCTCCCGCGCGTCTCCCTCACCTGCAGGCGCTGGCGCCTTCTCGTCCGCGACCCCGGCTTCCTCCGCCGCTTCCGCGCCCACCACCGCTCCCGCGGCGCTGCCCCCGTCCTCGGTTTCTTCACCGAGGAAGACATCGGTATATACTTCCACCCTACCCTGGATCCCCCCAACCGCATCCCGCTAGAGCGCTTCCGCCTGCAGATCACTGGCCGCACGGAGAACTGCCGGATCGTCTGCTGCCGCGACGGCCTCGCTCTGCTTGTCAACGTGCACCCGGGCCAGGTTCTGGTGTGGGACCCCGTCACCGGCGACCGGCGCAGCCTGCTCCTTCCGCCGGTTTTCCGCAACATGGACAAGTTCTACAGCGGGATGGTGCTTcgctctgctgctgctgctgccggagACGGCGACCGTTTCCAGTTCCAGGTGGTGTTTGTGCGCTGCTTCAAGGGACGTAACGCGCGAGCGGTTGCTTGCGTTTACTCCTCGGATACCGGCGCATGGGGTGATCTCATTCAGACATCCACGCCGCTTCAAGTTCTACGCACACACGACGTGGCCACGTCGGGCTCCAGGGTTGGGCGTTCCCTCTACTGGTCGCTTCATGGGAATTCGAGTAATGCCATCCTTGAGTTCGATTTGGACAGGCAGAACCTAGCTGTGATTCCATTACATATGGAGGGATGGATTATGTCGGCGCAGGGTGGTGGACTTGGCTTGGTCTCTGTTTTGGGTCACACAGCACAACTCTGGAAGAGGGAGACTGATCCTGATGGTGTATCGACATGGCGACTGACAAAAACCGTTCATCTGAACAAACTTCTTCCGCTGAGGTCAGGGGACAGATTGGACATAGACTTCGCGGATGAAAGCAATATGCTGATCCTGGGGACAGTTGACGGTATCGGAATATTCACGGTCCACACAGAGTCAATGCAGTGCAAGAAACTTCCTGTAGAGTTCAAAAAGATACCCAGTGTCTTTCAACCATTTTCAAGTGTCTATACTCCAG AAATGGGCGTTGGTGCTGAACATGCTGGAGCTGAGCCCTTGCACAATATAAGATGA